The following are from one region of the Bacteroidales bacterium genome:
- a CDS encoding glycosyltransferase family 2 protein, with the protein MSLDISVIILTYNEEIHIRRCIENVKPIVKQIFVVDSFSTDHTVSMAEELGAGVFQNKWQNNHAKQFNWALDHIPIQTKWVMRLDADEYLTEELKEELKRKLPGLDSDVSGIVFPLRRVFMGRHLRRAAGKVLLLRVFKHHIGRCESRWMDEHIQLNSGKTIVFENEFADDNLNNLTWWTAKHNQYSIREAIDLLDTELELFDRDNINEAIMGEQALAKRKKKLKYAKAPLFWRSFSYFLYRYFLKLGFIEGKEGFLWHFLQGWWYRTLVDAKIFEIKKNCGKDKEKIIDYIKTNYGIDCRNF; encoded by the coding sequence ATGAGCTTGGATATTTCAGTCATCATTCTTACCTACAATGAAGAGATCCACATCCGTCGTTGTATTGAAAATGTGAAGCCCATTGTAAAACAGATTTTTGTGGTAGACTCATTTTCTACAGATCATACGGTTTCCATGGCTGAAGAACTGGGCGCAGGGGTTTTTCAAAATAAATGGCAAAATAACCACGCCAAACAGTTTAACTGGGCGTTGGATCATATACCTATACAAACAAAGTGGGTGATGCGTCTGGATGCAGATGAATACCTTACAGAGGAATTAAAAGAGGAATTAAAACGAAAATTACCAGGTTTGGATAGTGATGTTTCCGGAATCGTATTCCCTTTACGCCGCGTATTTATGGGACGACATCTAAGAAGAGCTGCTGGAAAAGTGTTGTTACTTAGAGTATTCAAACATCATATCGGCAGGTGTGAATCCCGTTGGATGGATGAACATATTCAGCTGAATTCAGGGAAGACCATAGTTTTTGAAAATGAATTTGCAGATGATAATTTAAATAACCTCACCTGGTGGACAGCTAAGCACAATCAGTATTCGATCCGTGAGGCAATAGATTTGTTGGATACAGAATTGGAATTGTTTGATCGGGATAATATAAATGAGGCTATTATGGGGGAACAGGCTTTAGCCAAACGAAAGAAAAAATTAAAATATGCCAAAGCTCCTTTATTTTGGCGTTCTTTTTCATATTTTTTATACCGATATTTCCTGAAATTAGGTTTTATTGAAGGCAAAGAAGGTTTTTTGTGGCATTTTTTGCAGGGATGGTGGTATAGAACCCTGGTAGATGCCAAAATTTTTGAGATAAAAAAAAATTGTGGTAAGGATAAAGAGAAGATCATAGATTATATAAAAACGAATTATGGAATCGACTGCCGGAATTTTTAG
- a CDS encoding putative colanic acid biosynthesis acetyltransferase, whose product MKETKVDLSQYKNALSRRNQITRFFWTIIWTIFARPIPRSLLSGWKRFLLRLFGAKIHKTAIVYSNVKVYMPWNLVMEEYSCLAPEVDCYNPARIKIGAHSTVSQKTYLCAASHNISKCDHPLVTDEIIIEDQVWIGTAAYIGMGVIIKQGAVVGATASVYKDVDPWTIVGGNPAKFIKKREIKS is encoded by the coding sequence ATGAAAGAGACAAAAGTTGATCTGTCACAGTATAAAAATGCGTTAAGCAGAAGGAATCAGATTACCCGGTTCTTTTGGACCATTATCTGGACCATTTTTGCGCGTCCTATACCACGTAGTTTATTAAGCGGATGGAAACGTTTTCTGCTTCGTTTATTTGGGGCTAAAATACATAAAACAGCAATAGTTTATTCTAATGTCAAAGTATATATGCCCTGGAACCTGGTAATGGAAGAATATAGTTGTTTGGCTCCTGAAGTGGATTGTTACAATCCGGCCAGGATAAAAATCGGAGCACATTCTACAGTATCCCAGAAAACATATTTATGTGCTGCATCCCATAATATTTCGAAATGTGATCATCCCCTGGTAACAGATGAAATTATTATTGAAGATCAGGTATGGATAGGAACAGCTGCTTATATCGGAATGGGTGTGATAATAAAACAGGGTGCAGTGGTTGGGGCGACAGCGTCGGTTTATAAGGATGTTGACCCGTGGACCATAGTCGGTGGAAATCCTGCAAAATTTATTAAAAAGCGAGAAATAAAGAGTTAA
- a CDS encoding glycosyltransferase has protein sequence MKILHTIPGLSVNSGGPTTCTYNLVNGLRQMNVDVDVLTFFSKNPGNKIIAEDAFIKALPDDTSTSFLFSHNFKEYLINHNEYDLYHANALWTYPSHITLRMAVKKHKACLIAPHGMLFPQALQVSKWKKKIASILFQRKDLEMATCLQATSSKELEHFRTFGLKNPVAIIPNSIRNVSGREKFNQKETSVTLGFMGRFHPIKNIEALIEAFKKINPKDCNLVLIGSGDIDYENSLKKIAGDDSRIRFTGFLQGDDMKKILGSLSYLVLPSHSENFGMVVPEALSLGIPVIASKGTPWEELDTYHCGWWVSNDMNTLAQTIEVAINTPETERVKMGENGRKLVIENYSTEVVAKKMKQLYEWILYGGEKPDFVYL, from the coding sequence ATGAAAATTCTTCATACTATACCAGGATTAAGTGTAAACAGTGGCGGACCGACTACTTGTACCTATAATTTGGTAAATGGGTTAAGACAGATGAATGTTGATGTGGATGTTTTGACTTTTTTCTCAAAAAATCCGGGAAATAAAATAATTGCCGAAGATGCTTTTATTAAGGCATTACCTGATGATACATCTACATCATTCCTCTTTAGCCACAATTTTAAGGAATATCTTATAAACCATAATGAGTATGATTTGTATCATGCCAATGCACTATGGACTTATCCCAGTCATATTACATTACGGATGGCTGTAAAGAAGCATAAGGCATGCTTAATTGCGCCTCATGGAATGTTATTCCCTCAGGCATTACAAGTTTCAAAATGGAAGAAAAAAATAGCATCTATTTTGTTTCAACGAAAAGATTTGGAAATGGCAACATGCTTGCAGGCAACTTCAAGTAAAGAATTGGAACATTTCCGGACTTTCGGGTTAAAAAATCCGGTAGCAATCATACCTAATTCGATCAGGAATGTATCAGGAAGAGAAAAGTTTAATCAAAAAGAGACAAGTGTAACTCTTGGTTTTATGGGTCGATTCCATCCTATAAAAAATATAGAAGCATTGATAGAAGCATTTAAAAAAATAAACCCTAAAGATTGTAATTTAGTATTAATTGGTTCGGGAGATATTGATTATGAAAATAGTTTAAAAAAAATAGCAGGTGATGATTCAAGGATCCGATTTACAGGTTTTTTACAGGGTGATGATATGAAGAAGATACTGGGTTCATTATCATATTTAGTGTTACCCAGCCATTCGGAAAATTTTGGGATGGTGGTTCCGGAAGCTCTTTCATTAGGAATACCGGTTATTGCATCAAAAGGTACACCTTGGGAGGAATTGGATACATATCATTGTGGCTGGTGGGTGAGTAATGATATGAATACATTAGCTCAAACAATTGAGGTAGCCATAAATACTCCGGAAACGGAAAGGGTAAAAATGGGTGAAAACGGAAGAAAATTAGTAATAGAAAATTATTCCACAGAGGTGGTTGCAAAGAAGATGAAACAATTATATGAGTGGATTTTATATGGTGGCGAAAAACCTGATTTTGTATATTTGTAA
- a CDS encoding glycosyltransferase family 4 protein, whose product MKFVFWQNILSIHQSAFLRNLAEKYPVTLVVEESIGKERTQEGWIDPNFGKTDIVVSPDEVHFHQMIENPEAIHVFSGIDSFDLASRAFKIAVRQKKRLGVILEPYDWLGWKGKLRGIKYRILKMLYNNSIEFLLAIGEKGRWCYEHTGFSRQKIFDWAYFTEKLSFPIPTSHKVLPTVIFVGRLDDNKNVLSLISICRKYEEKLNKLEIIGNGPLKEQVIEMIQNTKFDYLGTLSNDKVQQKINEADLLVLPSRYKDGWGAVVNEALMAGVPAIASDYCGSSILLNGFRGKCFSVRKNNLEEIFVGFLKSLPYCIEEKLKIREWAENNISGVSAANYFESIMRHIYSSEEKPIAPWLKNYTD is encoded by the coding sequence ATGAAATTTGTTTTCTGGCAAAATATATTAAGTATTCATCAGTCGGCTTTTCTTCGTAATTTAGCGGAAAAATATCCGGTAACATTAGTTGTTGAGGAATCAATCGGTAAAGAACGAACACAAGAAGGATGGATAGATCCTAATTTTGGAAAAACAGATATTGTTGTTTCTCCTGATGAAGTCCACTTTCATCAAATGATAGAAAACCCTGAAGCTATTCATGTCTTTTCTGGAATAGATTCATTCGATTTGGCTTCCAGGGCTTTTAAAATAGCTGTAAGGCAGAAGAAACGATTAGGAGTAATTTTAGAACCATATGATTGGCTAGGTTGGAAGGGAAAACTGAGAGGGATAAAATATAGAATCCTTAAGATGCTTTATAACAACTCAATAGAGTTTCTATTGGCAATAGGTGAAAAAGGAAGGTGGTGTTATGAGCATACGGGATTCAGTCGACAAAAAATTTTCGACTGGGCTTATTTTACTGAAAAATTATCTTTTCCGATTCCTACTAGCCATAAAGTCCTACCTACAGTTATTTTTGTAGGTAGATTAGATGATAACAAAAACGTATTATCGCTTATATCGATATGTAGAAAATATGAAGAAAAGCTGAACAAGCTAGAAATTATTGGGAATGGACCATTGAAGGAACAAGTTATCGAAATGATACAAAATACAAAATTTGATTATTTGGGAACCTTAAGCAATGATAAAGTGCAACAAAAGATAAACGAAGCTGATTTATTAGTGTTACCCAGCAGATATAAAGATGGCTGGGGAGCTGTTGTCAATGAGGCACTAATGGCTGGAGTCCCAGCCATTGCAAGTGATTATTGCGGGTCTTCTATTTTATTAAATGGCTTTCGGGGGAAATGTTTTTCAGTAAGAAAAAATAATTTGGAAGAAATATTTGTAGGATTTCTGAAAAGTTTGCCTTATTGCATAGAGGAAAAATTAAAAATAAGAGAATGGGCTGAAAATAATATTTCAGGAGTATCAGCTGCAAATTATTTTGAATCTATCATGAGGCATATCTACTCCAGCGAAGAGAAGCCTATAGCTCCATGGCTAAAAAATTATACTGATTAA
- a CDS encoding glycosyltransferase, producing the protein MDLINYFRINPRKIIIINDPLSLKLTYIPKVFNEMKPVILQIGTGIHKNLIGLIEAAKDIHCQLMIVGDPSRELIEKMDRYGMEYSIENNLTNDQVIEKYILCDILYFASWSEGFGMPIIEAQAVGRPVITSNMAPMPDVAGKGASFVDPRSPEEIKMALIQIIEQPEYREQLISEGLNNVHKYNPSEIAREYLDFYCSFLS; encoded by the coding sequence ATGGATTTGATAAATTATTTTAGAATAAATCCACGAAAAATTATAATAATCAATGATCCGTTAAGCTTAAAATTAACATATATACCCAAAGTATTTAACGAAATGAAACCGGTTATACTTCAAATCGGAACAGGTATTCATAAGAACCTGATCGGTTTGATTGAAGCTGCAAAGGATATTCATTGTCAGCTTATGATCGTCGGCGATCCCTCAAGAGAGTTGATCGAAAAAATGGATCGGTACGGAATGGAATATTCTATAGAAAATAATCTGACAAACGATCAGGTAATAGAAAAATACATCTTATGTGATATTTTATATTTTGCATCATGGTCAGAAGGATTCGGTATGCCTATTATAGAGGCACAGGCCGTAGGGCGCCCGGTTATTACCAGTAACATGGCACCGATGCCGGATGTCGCTGGAAAAGGAGCTTCCTTTGTGGATCCCAGGTCCCCGGAAGAGATTAAGATGGCGTTAATTCAGATAATAGAACAACCCGAATATCGGGAACAACTGATTAGCGAAGGGCTAAATAATGTTCACAAGTATAATCCATCTGAAATAGCCCGGGAGTATTTGGATTTTTATTGTAGTTTTTTATCTTAG
- a CDS encoding oligosaccharide repeat unit polymerase, whose amino-acid sequence MISDESDYAYDIVVNDSVIQTGAYLFYILFAFGLLFVNIIWTNSKVSNRLNLFNISLFIREWNKQLFFNKKISYFFLIICLLCWVNLSYRFMASADNYAMTRESLREELMANASILTMFTNSFFKTILSPVILLFISYLFFKKRKKIPISAIDVITLCGFIILLFVGSRTVMLNAFILSAFFYYSCYRDKITIKRLLSFGTVILLIIILVFPAVNLYRSSRMKVHAQYQGNLSFLNSMKEVFGLTASSYSLDMDDNNINARSVNVLQVFILSFDNDYIGDGELSKAAISFSLPKILFPNKSYKGSQILIEEELGVYTDIADSYLLFAKMDYGFIGFFVCILLFLMLLSIWDIYMKGTLLIFNDIYLKSYFIVMAINLCYYVEKSVDEILPQLLYSILYLLLYYGAIKLYKAIM is encoded by the coding sequence TTGATATCCGATGAAAGCGATTATGCCTACGACATTGTAGTTAATGACTCTGTTATTCAAACTGGAGCTTATCTTTTTTATATTTTATTTGCATTCGGCTTATTATTCGTAAATATTATATGGACAAACTCCAAAGTATCCAATCGCTTAAATTTGTTCAATATATCTTTATTTATTCGAGAGTGGAATAAACAATTGTTTTTCAATAAGAAGATATCCTATTTTTTCTTGATTATTTGTTTATTGTGCTGGGTAAATCTTTCCTATCGATTCATGGCTTCAGCAGATAATTATGCGATGACCAGAGAAAGTTTACGGGAAGAATTGATGGCAAATGCTTCAATTTTGACCATGTTTACAAATAGTTTTTTTAAAACAATATTATCTCCGGTTATTTTATTATTTATATCCTATTTATTCTTTAAAAAAAGGAAAAAAATTCCTATCTCTGCTATTGATGTGATAACATTATGCGGATTTATCATTTTGCTTTTTGTCGGTTCCCGTACTGTTATGTTAAACGCTTTCATTCTATCTGCTTTTTTCTACTATAGTTGTTACCGAGATAAAATAACAATAAAAAGATTATTGTCGTTCGGGACGGTTATTTTATTGATTATCATCCTGGTATTTCCGGCTGTAAATTTATATCGGTCATCCAGGATGAAGGTTCATGCCCAATATCAGGGAAATTTGTCTTTTCTTAATAGCATGAAAGAGGTATTTGGCCTGACAGCCAGTTCTTATTCCTTGGATATGGACGATAATAACATTAATGCTCGTTCAGTTAATGTTTTACAGGTATTCATCCTGTCTTTTGATAACGACTATATTGGTGACGGAGAACTTTCAAAAGCAGCTATTTCATTTTCTTTACCCAAAATTTTATTTCCAAATAAATCATATAAAGGTTCTCAAATTCTTATTGAAGAAGAATTAGGCGTATATACGGATATTGCGGATTCTTATTTATTGTTTGCTAAAATGGATTACGGATTTATCGGTTTTTTTGTATGTATATTGCTGTTTTTAATGCTGTTGAGTATATGGGATATATATATGAAAGGAACATTATTAATATTTAACGATATTTATTTAAAATCATACTTTATCGTAATGGCGATTAATTTATGCTATTATGTGGAAAAATCTGTAGATGAAATATTACCCCAATTGCTATATTCTATCTTATATTTATTATTATATTATGGGGCGATAAAATTATATAAAGCAATTATGTAG
- a CDS encoding glycosyltransferase, whose protein sequence is MEKSVLAILSSVAFYGKERSNIEVYNLLNDEDISLSIIINKKADEQLKKYTSSFRTYQSNFPKRNRSRFRLLGFALDMLISNISLLRILFKVKPHVLLMNSEIDFYNLYPVLLFFRRKILYRVGDVPAVNGLSFRRYNAFVWKYYICKRVSVCVCISNYIKNLMIENGRINQHDVVIYNYPPVRLESGPDETWKYTNEKATMKFAYLGQITQSKGVGFLIEAALEIFKINDDLLFYIAGSLEYDKEFSQKLQERIPDHYENRIIFLREITNISLFFENIDVLIVPSLYEEALGNVIVEAKQYAKPCIIFPTGGMPELITHQRDGFICDSRTIESLISGMKYYLDNPGIHIQHGCNAFKSISLLGIDYNHFKKKWKEVFM, encoded by the coding sequence ATGGAAAAATCGGTTTTAGCCATATTGTCGTCTGTCGCATTTTACGGAAAAGAAAGGTCAAACATAGAGGTTTACAACTTATTGAATGATGAGGATATTTCTTTATCAATTATCATCAATAAAAAAGCTGATGAGCAGTTAAAAAAATATACTTCTTCCTTTCGCACGTATCAATCGAATTTTCCAAAAAGAAATAGGTCTCGTTTCCGATTACTTGGATTCGCTCTGGATATGCTCATTTCTAATATATCCTTGTTAAGAATCCTTTTTAAAGTGAAACCTCATGTTTTACTGATGAATTCAGAAATAGATTTTTATAATTTATATCCGGTATTACTGTTTTTCAGGAGGAAGATACTATATCGTGTTGGTGACGTCCCAGCGGTTAATGGATTATCTTTTCGTAGATATAATGCTTTTGTATGGAAATATTACATTTGTAAACGTGTAAGCGTTTGTGTATGTATTTCAAATTATATCAAAAATCTAATGATAGAAAATGGAAGAATTAACCAACATGATGTTGTAATTTACAATTATCCGCCAGTCCGGTTAGAGAGTGGTCCGGATGAAACCTGGAAATATACAAATGAAAAAGCAACGATGAAATTTGCTTATTTAGGTCAGATTACACAATCGAAAGGGGTTGGTTTTTTAATTGAAGCAGCTTTGGAAATTTTTAAAATCAATGATGATTTATTGTTTTACATAGCCGGCAGTTTGGAATACGATAAAGAATTTTCACAAAAACTACAGGAAAGAATACCAGATCATTATGAAAACAGAATTATTTTTCTAAGAGAGATTACCAATATTTCATTGTTTTTTGAAAATATTGATGTATTGATTGTTCCGTCTCTTTATGAAGAGGCTCTTGGGAATGTTATAGTCGAGGCAAAACAATATGCCAAACCTTGTATTATATTTCCAACCGGCGGTATGCCGGAATTAATTACACACCAAAGGGATGGTTTTATTTGTGATTCTCGGACGATTGAATCTCTAATATCCGGGATGAAATACTATCTGGATAATCCGGGGATTCATATCCAGCATGGCTGTAATGCATTTAAGTCTATATCTTTATTAGGAATAGATTATAACCATTTTAAAAAAAAATGGAAAGAGGTATTCATGTAA
- a CDS encoding polysaccharide pyruvyl transferase family protein: protein MKIQIDGTGTVNKGAELMLYAILQEIERKYPDAEVLYNSIGEKRSYIQTSLNFKIRPFVEKVLPVLNRIKIPGILYRLSIPCSLVTNKYPVKGLDVVLDAGGFQFSDQWKRSDFDLLLWERYYRKLKEQGTKIILLPQAFGPFETIYGKKMAKMISTYADIIFAREKISYKYLINTGVDKNKTKSYPDFTALVEGIFPKQYESLKGGVCIIPNKRMIDKGIISQKDYLSIICLMIGIIRNNGKTPFLLNHEGQQDTRLCEAINTQLKIPLAIVDQLTALEVKGVISQSYLVISSRFHGVASALNSGVPCLATSWSHKYEELFKDYHQSDCILDLIHPETMLKKVENFLSEKTHNDVSEKLKAIKPIILEKNEKMWNVVWDFCSLK from the coding sequence ATGAAAATACAAATCGATGGAACAGGTACTGTAAATAAAGGAGCAGAGTTAATGCTTTACGCCATTTTGCAGGAAATAGAAAGAAAATATCCTGATGCAGAAGTATTGTATAATAGTATAGGAGAAAAAAGGTCTTATATTCAAACATCGTTAAATTTCAAGATACGTCCTTTTGTGGAAAAAGTGCTTCCTGTTTTGAATCGAATAAAGATACCTGGGATACTTTACCGGTTATCCATTCCTTGTAGTTTGGTTACTAACAAGTATCCGGTAAAAGGACTTGATGTCGTTCTTGATGCGGGAGGATTTCAATTCTCCGATCAATGGAAAAGATCTGATTTTGACTTACTTTTATGGGAAAGGTATTATCGTAAATTAAAAGAACAGGGGACAAAAATCATTTTGCTACCTCAGGCTTTCGGCCCTTTTGAAACCATCTACGGAAAAAAAATGGCAAAAATGATTTCCACATATGCGGATATTATATTCGCACGTGAAAAAATATCCTATAAGTATTTAATTAATACAGGAGTTGATAAAAATAAAACTAAATCATATCCTGATTTTACAGCATTGGTTGAAGGGATTTTTCCAAAACAATATGAATCTTTAAAAGGAGGTGTTTGTATTATTCCGAATAAAAGAATGATCGATAAAGGAATTATTTCTCAAAAAGATTACCTTTCTATAATCTGCTTAATGATAGGAATAATAAGAAACAACGGGAAAACGCCGTTTCTTTTGAATCATGAAGGTCAACAAGATACCCGATTATGTGAAGCTATAAACACACAATTGAAAATACCTTTAGCTATTGTTGATCAACTCACGGCATTAGAAGTGAAAGGAGTCATTTCTCAATCTTATTTGGTAATTTCTTCCCGGTTTCATGGGGTAGCAAGCGCATTAAACTCGGGAGTACCTTGTCTGGCTACAAGTTGGAGTCATAAATATGAAGAATTGTTTAAAGATTATCATCAATCCGACTGTATATTAGATTTAATTCATCCCGAAACTATGTTAAAAAAAGTAGAGAACTTTCTTTCGGAAAAAACACATAATGATGTTTCGGAAAAGTTAAAGGCAATAAAACCGATTATTTTAGAAAAAAATGAAAAGATGTGGAATGTTGTATGGGATTTTTGCTCTTTAAAATAA